The Deltaproteobacteria bacterium genome includes the window CGGCCGGTCAGGTACGAGCGCCCGAGGTCGCCGTGCGCCAGCCGCCAGAGGTAGCGCCCGTACTGCATCGCGAGCGGGTCGTCGAGGCCGAGGTCCTTGCGGATCGCCGCGAGCGTGTCCGGATCGGCCTTCGGGCCCGCGATCGACACCGCCGGATCGGCCGGCACGACGCGCACGAGGATGAAGAGGATGAGCGTCGTGCCGAGCAGCGTCGTGAGCGCGCGGAGCACCCGGCGGGCGAGATAGGCGGCCATCAGGCTCCGCGGCGCCCGCCCGCGTACGTCGTCGGGTCGGCCACGCCGGCGCGGGCGAACGCGGCGCGGCGCTCGGCGCACTTGGTACATCGCCCGCAGTGGCGGACGCCGCGCGGGCGCGCGCAGGACAGCGTGAGCCCGAGCGGCAGGTCGCGCCCCAGGCGAATCACGGCCGCCTTGCCGAGCCGGCGAAAAGGGGTCCGGACCGTGATCGGCATGCCGAGCGCCTGGCTCGCGCAGCGGCCGAAGGTGCGGAGGAAGCCCGGTGTGGCGTCGGGAAACGGATTGTCGCCGAGGAGCGCGAGCGCGAAGACAGGAATCCGGGCGCGCGCACAGTGCACGGCGGCGAGGCTTCCGAGCAGCAGGTTTCGACCCGGCAGGTAGTTGGACGCGAGCGCGGCGCGCGCCCCGGGCACGCCGCGCCCGGAAACGCTCCAGTGGCCCCGCCCGTAGAGCGGCGCCAGGGGAAGCTCGAGACGCACAAGGCGGGCGAGGCGGCCCTCGCGGCGCGCACCGAGCGCCCGGAGAAAGCGCCGCAGTGCGGCCTCCTCCGCCCGCTCCCACGCGAGCCCGCAGCGCACGTACACGGGATGCACCTCCTGGCGACGGGCGAGGACGCCCACCAGCACCGCGCTGTCGAGGCCGCCGCTCGCGAGGACGCAGACCCGTTCAGGCAATCAGCCGCCCACCGTCGACGTAGAACGTGGCTCCGGTCGAGAAGCTCGCCTCCTCGACGAGGAACCGCACGCAGCGCGCCACATCCTCCGGCTTCCCGAGGCGGCGGAGCGGCGTGACGCGCGCGATCGCCTCGCGCTCGGCGACCGGCATATCCTCCGGCGGCATGACGGGTCCCGGCGCGACGGCGTTCACCTGCACCTCGGGCGCGAGCTCCTTCGCGAGCGCCCTCGTGAGGCCGATGATGCCCGCCTTCGACACGCAGTACGGCAGGTAGTCCCGGTAGGGCCGCTCCGCCGCCCAGTCCGCGAGGTTCACGATGTGGCCGCTGCCGCGCCCGTGCATCGCGCGCCCGATGTGCCAGGCGAGCAGGAACGGCGCCTTCAGGTTGGTGTCGAGGCTCGCGTCCCATACCGCCTCGGTCAGCCGTTCGAACGGCGCGCGGAGGTAGTTCGATGCGCTGTTGACCAGCACGGCGAGACCGCCCGAGCGGCTCTCGGCCTCGCCGGCGAGGCGCTCGACCTCCGTCGCACGCGCCAGGTCCGCTCCGAGCGCGCAGGCCCGGACGCCGAGCCCCTCGAGCTCGCGCACGGTCGCCGCCGCGGCCTCCGCCGACGTGTGGTAATGGACGGCGACGTTCATCCCGCGCCTCGCGAGCTCGAGCGCGATCGCCCGCCCCACCCGCTTGGCCGCGCCGGTCACGAGCACCCATCGTCCCCGGAGCTCCACCGCGCGCGAGAATAGCGAAAGGCCCGGAGGGACGCTACGCGCGAGCGTCGAGCTCGGGCAGCAGGCGCGGCAGCGTGTCGGGTCGGCCGGCCACCACGTAGCCCGGCGCGCGGCGCCCGTCCGCCAGTGGCCCGAAGTCCACGGGCGCGCCGGAGGACAGGTAGACGAAGCAGCCGCCGACCGCGTGCAGGACGGCGCCCGGCGCCGCGAGATCCCAGAGGTGCACGTGACCGAGGAGCGCCGCTTCCGCGACCCCGCGGGCAACCAGCGCCGCGTGATAGGCCGACGAGCCGAGCGAGCGCACCTTGCCCGGATAGCGAACGCGATGGCGGAGATGCGCCTTGGCGTGCGCCACGATGAAGCGATCGCCGCCGGGATCGGTGGCGGCGGCGAGTGGCGGCAGCCGCGAGCCGTTCCACCACGCCTCGGCTCGCAGCGCGCTGTAGGTCTCCCGGACGCACGGCAGGTGGACGACGCCCGCGACCGGCTCGTCGCCGCGCAGGATGCCGATGCACACGCACCAGGTGGGAAGTCCCGCGACGAACGCTGCCGTCCCGTCGATCGGATCGAGCACGATCCGGTACGGCCCCTGCCCGCCGCGCGCCGCGCCTTCCTCGCCGAGGATGCCCGCCTCGGGCAGGCGTGAGCCGAGCTCGCGCACGAGGAACGCCTCGACCTCGCGGTCGGCCGCGGTGACGAGCGTCCGGTCCGCCTTCCGCTCGCTCGCCACGTGCTGGAAGTGGCGGAGCGCGAGCGCCCCGGCGTCGGCCGCGATCACCTCGAGCTCGGCGCGCTCGGGCAGCTCCATCGCCGCGCATGATCGCACGGCGCGGGGCCTTCACGCGAGGAGTTTGCGGAGCACGGCCAGGTTCCGCCGATCGTCGCGGTGGTCGTCCGGGTCGGGCGTCTTCGGCGTCTCGAGACACATCGGGAGGTCGCGAAAGCGGGGGTCCCGGAGGAGACGCCGGAAGGCGCCGGGCCCGAGCTCCCCGCGGCCGATGTGCTCGTGGCGGTCGACGCGCGAGCCGAGGCCCTTCTTGGCGTCGTTCAGGTGGAAGGCGACGAGCCGCTCGACGCCGACCGTCCGCTCGAGCTCCGCCACCATCGCCGCGTAGCCTTCCGCGGAGCGCAGGTCGTACCCGGCGGCGAAGGCGTGCTGCGTGTCGAGGCACACCCGGAGCCGGTCGCCGTCCGGCGTCTCGGCGACGAGCCGGGCGAGCTGGTCGAAACGGACGCCGATCTGCGTCCCCTGCCCTGCCGTGTTCTCGAGCGCGATCGTGGCCGGATAGCCGCGGCACGCGCCCAGCGCCTCGCCGAGGGACCGGGCGGCGGCTCCGAGGCCCGCCGCCTCCCCAGCTCCGCAGTGCGCGCCCGGATGCGTGACGAGGTACGGGATGCCGAGCCGCGCGCAGCGCTCGAGCTCGTCGATCAGCGCGCGCGTGGAGCGCCGGCGGAGCGTCTCGTCGGGCGACGCGAGGTTGAAGAGGTAGCAGTCGTGAGCGAGGACCGCGCGGATGCCGCTCGCGGCGCGCGCCGCCGCGAAGGCCCGCACGTCGTCCTCGCCGAGCGGC containing:
- a CDS encoding 7-cyano-7-deazaguanine synthase, whose product is MPERVCVLASGGLDSAVLVGVLARRQEVHPVYVRCGLAWERAEEAALRRFLRALGARREGRLARLVRLELPLAPLYGRGHWSVSGRGVPGARAALASNYLPGRNLLLGSLAAVHCARARIPVFALALLGDNPFPDATPGFLRTFGRCASQALGMPITVRTPFRRLGKAAVIRLGRDLPLGLTLSCARPRGVRHCGRCTKCAERRAAFARAGVADPTTYAGGRRGA
- a CDS encoding SDR family oxidoreductase — its product is MPAGSRKRRSSVTCTSGISRRRAPSCTRSAAASSTCPPARPWTSGHWRTGAARRATWWPADPTRCRACCPSSTLARSVPPGLSLFSRAVELRGRWVLVTGAAKRVGRAIALELARRGMNVAVHYHTSAEAAAATVRELEGLGVRACALGADLARATEVERLAGEAESRSGGLAVLVNSASNYLRAPFERLTEAVWDASLDTNLKAPFLLAWHIGRAMHGRGSGHIVNLADWAAERPYRDYLPYCVSKAGIIGLTRALAKELAPEVQVNAVAPGPVMPPEDMPVAEREAIARVTPLRRLGKPEDVARCVRFLVEEASFSTGATFYVDGGRLIA
- a CDS encoding inositol-phosphate phosphatase, which produces MRSCAAMELPERAELEVIAADAGALALRHFQHVASERKADRTLVTAADREVEAFLVRELGSRLPEAGILGEEGAARGGQGPYRIVLDPIDGTAAFVAGLPTWCVCIGILRGDEPVAGVVHLPCVRETYSALRAEAWWNGSRLPPLAAATDPGGDRFIVAHAKAHLRHRVRYPGKVRSLGSSAYHAALVARGVAEAALLGHVHLWDLAAPGAVLHAVGGCFVYLSSGAPVDFGPLADGRRAPGYVVAGRPDTLPRLLPELDARA
- a CDS encoding deoxyribonuclease IV codes for the protein MPLLGAQQSIAGGLHRALERGRQAGCEAVQLFTRSSRQWAARPLGEDDVRAFAAARAASGIRAVLAHDCYLFNLASPDETLRRRSTRALIDELERCARLGIPYLVTHPGAHCGAGEAAGLGAAARSLGEALGACRGYPATIALENTAGQGTQIGVRFDQLARLVAETPDGDRLRVCLDTQHAFAAGYDLRSAEGYAAMVAELERTVGVERLVAFHLNDAKKGLGSRVDRHEHIGRGELGPGAFRRLLRDPRFRDLPMCLETPKTPDPDDHRDDRRNLAVLRKLLA